In a genomic window of Saccharothrix sp. HUAS TT1:
- a CDS encoding helix-turn-helix domain-containing protein, with translation MDEPVGREREPAPPEIGARVRSIRRRRGLPLEAAAGLAGITKGYLSMLERGQRRFERRGLLEDIARALGCSVTDLTGQPYLPGDRASAEALATLPSISVALYDTTLHDAPDVPARPLRELVAQAARANEHCAHSRYSQAGRGLGALLTDLHVHVVTGNAADRRVALAALVEACVVACGVARSLGNADLAVTAAGRGGEAARRLGSPALLGFTAMAGAGALSRLGARHRAGKVAASALDRLADVADPTAPDTAAAEAAGMLHLSVAQLAAKSGRPDDAAAHLAEAAALAERTGERNALWFSFGPANVRAWSLSVAVEAGGGPAEAERIEATPGYADALTAADRRAALHFDLARAYGQAGGARDGAALRHLDTADRIAPQRVRHDPVARELLVELDHRAHVRSWELRSLKNRLGVRSQIVNG, from the coding sequence ATGGACGAACCGGTCGGCCGAGAGCGGGAACCCGCTCCTCCGGAGATCGGCGCGCGGGTCCGGTCGATCAGGAGGCGTCGGGGCCTCCCGCTCGAAGCGGCCGCCGGTCTGGCGGGGATCACCAAGGGCTACCTCTCCATGCTCGAACGCGGGCAACGCCGGTTCGAGCGGCGCGGGCTGCTGGAGGACATCGCCCGAGCCCTGGGCTGTTCCGTCACCGACCTCACCGGGCAGCCGTACCTGCCCGGTGATCGCGCGAGCGCCGAGGCGCTGGCCACGCTGCCGTCGATCTCGGTGGCCCTCTACGACACGACCCTGCACGACGCGCCGGACGTACCCGCCCGCCCGCTGCGCGAGCTGGTAGCCCAAGCGGCGCGGGCCAACGAGCACTGTGCGCACAGCCGCTACTCGCAGGCCGGACGCGGTCTCGGCGCGCTGCTCACCGACCTGCACGTCCACGTGGTCACCGGCAACGCCGCCGATCGCAGGGTCGCGCTCGCGGCTCTGGTGGAGGCGTGCGTGGTGGCGTGCGGCGTCGCGCGCAGCCTCGGCAACGCGGACCTGGCGGTGACCGCCGCCGGGCGGGGTGGGGAAGCGGCCCGGCGGCTGGGTTCTCCGGCCCTGCTCGGATTCACGGCGATGGCCGGCGCCGGCGCCCTGAGCCGGTTGGGCGCCCGGCACCGCGCCGGGAAGGTCGCGGCGTCGGCCTTGGACCGCCTGGCAGACGTGGCGGACCCCACCGCGCCGGACACCGCGGCCGCCGAGGCGGCGGGGATGCTGCACCTGTCGGTGGCGCAGCTGGCGGCGAAGTCCGGGCGGCCCGACGACGCGGCGGCGCACCTGGCCGAGGCCGCCGCGCTGGCGGAGCGGACCGGCGAGCGCAACGCCCTGTGGTTCAGCTTCGGTCCGGCCAACGTCCGGGCGTGGAGCCTGTCGGTGGCGGTCGAAGCGGGTGGAGGTCCGGCCGAGGCGGAACGGATCGAGGCGACACCCGGCTACGCGGACGCCCTGACCGCCGCCGACCGGCGCGCCGCCCTGCACTTCGACCTGGCCCGCGCCTACGGCCAGGCGGGTGGTGCGCGGGACGGAGCAGCGCTGCGGCACCTGGACACCGCCGACCGGATCGCGCCACAGCGGGTCCGCCACGACCCGGTGGCCCGCGAGCTGCTGGTGGAACTCGACCACCGCGCCCATGTGCGGTCGTGGGAGTTGCGGTCGTTGAAGAACAGGCTCGGCGTGCGTTCACAGATTGTGAACGGCTGA
- a CDS encoding DEAD/DEAH box helicase, producing the protein MPEGPLPSFAELGLSEELLRALTQAGITEPFPIQAATLPDAMAGRDLLGRGQTGSGKTLAFGLALLSRLAGGRAKPLKPRALVLVPTRELAMQVEEALSPFARALGLWCRTVVGGTSFPRQTDALRRGVDLLIATPGRLSDHVRQGTADLSEVMFTALDEADQMADMGFMPQVRAILDLTPQDGQRLLFSATLDGDVDKLVRQYLHDPVVHSVSPPTGSVTTMEHHLLFVSAEDKQSVVTEVAAREGRTIMFVRTKHHVDRLAKKLRSMGVHAGALHGGKAQSARTRVLGQFREGSMPVLIATDVAARGIHVDDVSLVVHVDPPADPKDYLHRAGRTARAGQSGTVVTLVTHDQRRAVQGLTTRAGIRPVSTKVRPGDEELVRITGARVPSGIPVVEPEVPVRARRGGGGGPRRSGGAAGGSGGFRGGRFDRERGGSSAGRPRRATY; encoded by the coding sequence ATGCCCGAGGGCCCGCTGCCCTCGTTCGCCGAGCTGGGCCTGTCCGAGGAGCTGCTGCGCGCGCTCACCCAGGCGGGCATCACCGAACCGTTCCCGATCCAGGCCGCCACGCTGCCCGACGCGATGGCGGGCCGCGACCTGCTGGGTCGCGGTCAGACCGGCTCCGGCAAGACGCTGGCGTTCGGCCTGGCGCTGCTGTCCCGCCTGGCCGGTGGCCGGGCCAAGCCGCTCAAGCCGCGCGCGCTCGTGCTCGTGCCGACCCGCGAGCTGGCGATGCAGGTCGAGGAAGCCCTCAGCCCGTTCGCCCGCGCGCTGGGCCTGTGGTGCCGCACGGTCGTCGGCGGCACGTCGTTCCCGCGGCAGACCGACGCGCTGCGCCGCGGCGTCGACCTGCTGATCGCCACCCCCGGCCGGTTGTCCGACCACGTCCGGCAGGGCACGGCGGACCTGTCCGAGGTCATGTTCACCGCGCTGGACGAGGCCGACCAGATGGCGGACATGGGCTTCATGCCGCAGGTCCGGGCGATCCTCGACCTGACGCCGCAGGACGGTCAGCGGCTGCTGTTCTCCGCGACGCTGGACGGCGACGTGGACAAGCTGGTGCGCCAGTACCTGCACGACCCGGTGGTGCACTCGGTGTCGCCGCCCACGGGCAGCGTGACCACGATGGAGCACCACCTGCTGTTCGTGTCCGCCGAGGACAAGCAGTCGGTGGTCACCGAGGTCGCGGCGCGCGAGGGCCGGACGATCATGTTCGTGCGCACCAAGCACCACGTGGACCGGTTGGCCAAGAAGCTGCGGTCGATGGGCGTGCACGCGGGCGCGTTGCACGGCGGCAAGGCGCAGAGCGCGCGCACGCGCGTCCTCGGCCAGTTCCGCGAGGGCAGCATGCCGGTGCTGATCGCCACCGACGTGGCGGCGCGCGGCATCCACGTGGACGACGTGAGCCTCGTCGTGCACGTCGACCCGCCGGCCGACCCGAAGGACTACCTGCACCGCGCGGGCCGCACCGCGCGGGCCGGCCAGTCGGGCACGGTCGTCACGCTGGTCACGCACGACCAGCGGCGCGCCGTGCAGGGCCTGACCACGCGCGCGGGCATCCGCCCGGTCTCCACCAAGGTCCGCCCGGGTGACGAGGAACTGGTCCGCATCACCGGCGCGCGGGTGCCGAGCGGCATCCCCGTGGTCGAGCCGGAGGTCCCCGTCCGCGCCCGTCGCGGCGGTGGCGGCGGTCCTCGGCGCAGCGGCGGCGCCGCCGGCGGCAGCGGCGGTTTCCGCGGCGGCCGCTTCGACCGCGAACGCGGCGGTTCGAGCGCCGGTCGTCCTCGTCGGGCGACGTACTAG
- the yaaA gene encoding peroxide stress protein YaaA — MLVLLPPSETKALGGSGAPLDLDLLSHPELNPVRGKLLDALADLAADVPASLAALGLSERQAGEVGRNAELRRSPTLPALARYTGVLYDALGLDSLTKAEKARAFRRLAVASALFGVVGGGDPIPAYRLSGGSALPSVGPLGALWRPALEPVLAAADGFVVDLRSSPYTSLARIPHAAVIRVVTEDAKGRRNAVSHFNKAHKGRLAQAIVKSRAEPTDLKGLLKVAAKAGLRVEPTGRDAADLIV; from the coding sequence GTGCTCGTACTGCTCCCCCCGTCGGAGACCAAGGCCCTCGGCGGCTCCGGTGCGCCGCTCGACCTCGACCTGCTGTCGCACCCCGAGCTGAACCCCGTGCGCGGCAAGCTGCTGGACGCCCTGGCCGACCTCGCCGCCGACGTGCCCGCCAGCCTCGCCGCGCTGGGGCTGTCCGAGCGCCAGGCCGGCGAGGTGGGGCGCAACGCCGAACTCCGCCGCTCGCCCACCCTGCCGGCGCTCGCGCGGTACACCGGGGTGCTGTACGACGCGCTCGGCCTGGACTCGTTGACGAAGGCCGAGAAGGCCCGGGCCTTCAGGCGCCTGGCGGTGGCGTCGGCGTTGTTCGGGGTGGTCGGCGGCGGGGACCCGATCCCCGCGTACCGGTTGTCCGGCGGCAGCGCGCTGCCGTCCGTCGGGCCGCTCGGCGCGCTGTGGCGGCCCGCGCTCGAACCGGTGCTGGCGGCCGCGGACGGGTTCGTGGTGGACCTGCGGTCGAGTCCGTACACGTCGCTGGCCCGCATCCCGCACGCGGCGGTGATCAGGGTGGTCACGGAGGACGCGAAGGGGCGGCGCAACGCGGTCAGCCACTTCAACAAGGCGCACAAGGGTCGGCTCGCGCAGGCGATCGTGAAGTCGCGGGCCGAGCCGACCGACCTCAAGGGGTTGCTGAAGGTCGCCGCGAAGGCCGGGTTGCGGGTGGAGCCGACCGGGCGTGACGCGGCCGACCTGATCGTGTGA
- a CDS encoding DUF5937 family protein: MAVWVRLAGVGLAKVRFAYSPVFETVMAVDGLRTPGAHAVHLPWVRWARERVDGIAGLDALLARLDGPAKPADLMPVPDVRMPGLEAELRHVARPEADVIRRCHERLIAPHWERITAVLEADIAARAATLADKGVEAVFHDLHPEVAWADGELVLHRKPEHRVDLAEHGLVLCPSVFCWPKAWIALDPVGQGVLRYPARGIGALWEDRGAPHDLAALIGRTRAHLLALLEAPRSTTDLAAALGVTAGAVSQHIGVLRAARLVTTRREGRHVLHMRTTRADALMS; this comes from the coding sequence GTGGCGGTGTGGGTTCGGCTCGCCGGGGTGGGGCTGGCCAAGGTGCGGTTCGCCTACTCCCCGGTGTTCGAGACCGTCATGGCGGTCGACGGTCTGCGCACGCCGGGCGCTCATGCCGTGCACCTGCCGTGGGTGCGGTGGGCGCGGGAGCGGGTCGACGGCATCGCCGGCCTGGACGCGCTGCTGGCCCGGTTGGACGGCCCGGCGAAACCGGCCGACCTGATGCCGGTGCCGGACGTGCGGATGCCCGGCCTGGAGGCCGAGCTGCGGCACGTCGCGCGCCCGGAGGCCGATGTCATCCGCCGCTGCCACGAACGGCTCATCGCGCCGCACTGGGAGCGCATCACCGCCGTCCTCGAAGCCGACATCGCCGCGCGCGCCGCGACGTTGGCCGACAAGGGTGTCGAGGCGGTGTTCCACGACCTGCACCCGGAGGTCGCCTGGGCGGACGGCGAACTGGTGCTGCACCGCAAGCCGGAGCACCGGGTCGACCTGGCCGAGCACGGGCTCGTGCTGTGCCCCAGCGTGTTCTGCTGGCCGAAGGCGTGGATCGCGCTCGACCCCGTCGGCCAGGGCGTGCTGCGCTACCCGGCGCGCGGCATCGGCGCGCTGTGGGAGGACCGGGGCGCGCCGCACGACCTGGCCGCCCTGATCGGCCGCACCCGGGCGCACCTGCTCGCGCTGCTCGAAGCGCCGAGGAGCACGACCGACCTGGCGGCGGCGCTCGGCGTCACGGCGGGCGCGGTGTCCCAGCACATCGGCGTGCTGCGGGCGGCCCGGCTGGTGACCACGCGGCGCGAGGGGCGGCACGTCCTGCACATGCGGACCACGCGGGCGGACGCGCTGATGAGCTGA
- a CDS encoding YjbQ family protein, producing the protein MLSEEIEVRTGSTEVVHDLTRACEEFLAGVEGDGLLHVWVPHATAGLAVLETGAGSDDDLLAALRELLPADGRWRHRHGTPGHGRDHVLPALVPPHATIPVLGGVLALGTWQSVCLVDTNVDNPVRKVRLSFLAG; encoded by the coding sequence ATGCTCAGCGAAGAGATCGAGGTCCGCACCGGTTCGACCGAGGTCGTGCACGACCTGACCCGCGCCTGCGAGGAGTTCCTGGCCGGCGTGGAGGGCGACGGGCTGCTGCACGTCTGGGTGCCGCACGCCACCGCGGGCCTGGCGGTGCTGGAGACCGGCGCGGGCAGCGACGACGACCTGCTGGCGGCGTTGCGCGAGCTGCTGCCCGCCGACGGCCGCTGGCGGCACCGGCACGGGACGCCCGGCCACGGCCGCGACCACGTGCTGCCCGCGCTCGTGCCGCCGCACGCGACGATCCCGGTGCTAGGCGGTGTGCTGGCGCTCGGCACCTGGCAGTCGGTCTGCCTGGTCGACACCAACGTCGACAACCCCGTCCGCAAGGTCCGGCTGTCCTTCCTCGCGGGGTAG
- a CDS encoding helix-turn-helix domain-containing protein — translation MLRTVATVVIDGLAPFEFGVICEVFGIDRTEEGIPPIDFLVCGERPGTPIRTSVGASLTPDHGLDALDRADLVAVPAVTIRDEYPPAVVEAILRAHRRGSTLLSVCSGAFVLGAAGLLDDRRCTTHWSHAADLAERFPRAEVDPDVLFVDEGDIVTSAGTAAGIDACLHVVRRELGAAATATIARRMVVAPQRDGGQRQFVELPAPHRADSLQPLLAWLQDHLEHEHTVTSLAERATMSERTFARRFSAETGTTPHRWLTTQRVLLARQLLEETQLAVEDVAHRCGFGTAALLRHHFVSVVGVAPKDYRRSFSHR, via the coding sequence ATGCTCCGCACCGTCGCCACCGTGGTCATCGACGGCCTCGCGCCGTTCGAGTTCGGCGTGATCTGCGAGGTCTTCGGCATCGACCGCACCGAGGAGGGCATCCCGCCGATCGACTTCCTGGTCTGCGGCGAACGCCCCGGCACGCCGATCCGCACCAGCGTCGGCGCCTCCCTCACCCCCGACCACGGCCTCGACGCCCTCGACCGCGCCGACCTGGTCGCCGTCCCGGCCGTCACGATCCGCGACGAGTACCCGCCCGCTGTCGTCGAGGCCATCCTGCGCGCCCACCGCCGGGGCAGCACGTTGCTCTCCGTGTGCAGCGGCGCGTTCGTCCTCGGCGCGGCGGGCCTGCTGGACGACCGCCGCTGCACCACCCACTGGAGCCACGCCGCCGACCTGGCCGAGCGCTTCCCCCGCGCCGAGGTCGACCCCGACGTGCTGTTCGTGGACGAGGGCGACATCGTCACCAGCGCGGGCACCGCGGCCGGCATCGACGCCTGCCTGCACGTGGTGCGCCGCGAGCTGGGCGCGGCCGCCACCGCCACCATCGCGCGGCGCATGGTCGTCGCGCCGCAGCGCGACGGCGGTCAGCGCCAGTTCGTGGAGCTGCCCGCACCGCACCGGGCCGACAGCCTCCAGCCGCTGCTCGCGTGGCTCCAGGACCACCTGGAGCACGAGCACACCGTGACGAGCCTGGCCGAACGGGCGACGATGTCGGAGCGCACGTTCGCCCGCCGCTTCTCCGCCGAGACGGGCACCACGCCGCACCGCTGGCTGACCACCCAGCGGGTGCTGCTCGCCCGTCAGCTGCTGGAGGAGACGCAGCTCGCCGTGGAGGACGTGGCGCACCGCTGCGGTTTCGGCACGGCCGCCTTGTTGCGGCACCACTTCGTGTCCGTGGTGGGCGTCGCACCGAAGGATTACCGAAGGTCCTTTTCACACCGATAA
- a CDS encoding VOC family protein, with translation MAMSIGMITIDTTDPQRLAEFWTRALGTSVQHDWDEFLVLAPGGGGGVQLGLQRVDDPTPGKNRVHFDAHVPDRAAEVARLVGLGATEVGEHTVPGLTWTVLADPEGNQFCVGQLGEPA, from the coding sequence ATGGCCATGAGCATCGGGATGATCACCATCGACACCACCGACCCCCAGCGGCTGGCGGAGTTCTGGACCAGGGCGCTGGGCACGTCGGTCCAGCACGACTGGGACGAGTTCCTGGTCCTCGCGCCCGGCGGTGGGGGCGGTGTGCAGCTGGGGCTGCAGCGGGTGGACGACCCGACGCCGGGCAAGAACCGGGTCCACTTCGACGCCCACGTGCCGGACCGGGCGGCGGAGGTGGCCCGGCTGGTGGGGCTGGGGGCGACGGAAGTGGGCGAGCACACCGTGCCGGGGCTCACGTGGACCGTGCTGGCCGACCCGGAGGGCAACCAGTTCTGCGTCGGCCAGCTCGGGGAACCGGCCTGA
- a CDS encoding HAD family hydrolase codes for MNTLVLWDIDLTLIDARGLGREWYRTALRATAGLDVVRSVVFAGRTERAISREVLAVHGLEPTDELVARLHAALVDVAERERGMLPVQGHVLPGVLEALRALAARDDVVQSLVTGNLVEIARFKLAAFGLDEHLDLGIGGYGALSEHRPDLVREAVRLATAKHDREFRTVVIGDTPHDVDAALRHGAVAIGVATGRSGVAELRGAGAHVVLDDLSDTTALVAAVLGVSP; via the coding sequence GTGAACACGTTGGTGCTGTGGGACATCGACCTGACGTTGATCGACGCGCGGGGCCTGGGGCGCGAGTGGTACCGCACCGCGTTGCGCGCGACGGCGGGCCTGGACGTCGTGCGGTCGGTCGTGTTCGCCGGGCGCACCGAGCGCGCCATCTCGCGCGAAGTGCTGGCGGTGCACGGCCTGGAGCCCACCGACGAGCTGGTCGCGCGGCTGCACGCGGCCCTGGTCGACGTGGCCGAGAGGGAACGCGGGATGCTGCCCGTGCAGGGGCACGTGCTGCCGGGCGTGCTGGAGGCGCTGCGGGCGTTGGCGGCGCGGGACGACGTCGTGCAGTCGCTGGTGACCGGCAACCTGGTGGAGATCGCCCGGTTCAAGCTGGCCGCGTTCGGGTTGGACGAGCACCTGGACCTCGGGATCGGCGGCTACGGCGCGCTGTCCGAGCACCGGCCCGACCTGGTGCGGGAAGCCGTGCGGCTGGCCACCGCCAAGCACGACCGCGAGTTCCGGACCGTCGTCATCGGCGACACGCCGCACGACGTGGACGCCGCGCTCCGCCACGGCGCCGTCGCCATCGGTGTGGCGACGGGCCGCAGCGGGGTCGCGGAACTGCGTGGAGCGGGTGCGCACGTGGTGCTGGACGACCTGTCCGACACCACCGCGCTCGTCGCCGCCGTCCTGGGCGTCAGCCCCTGA
- a CDS encoding ABC transporter permease, producing MAALHDRPPAVIAVATAVVGALIALVLGLLTFGVQATAHPDAVPLAVAVDADAPPQLRGVADELAASDAAEVAWRVAAPDEARDLLSRQEVYGVLELAPGGAKVVLSGAVNPAGAQVAQQVLTGVAQAAGTQPEVVTLNPSSAAGRTAPLAASTLLWIAGLVAAAAFTLVARKPTTAARLTGVLTATALGVAVVAGFFALWDSTLPLGWGVLGYLALVGAAFALVQGALLKLLGIRAMAVLGPLYLIAPAVAGQAPELLDPAYRALLWSWTPFRFSAEGLRALLHGGSPDAAQVWVFAALAVVGLAVLLLPREEGQPDLADGVVDVGVDQADRLPGAERQHTA from the coding sequence ATGGCCGCACTGCACGACCGGCCGCCCGCCGTCATCGCGGTGGCCACCGCCGTCGTGGGCGCGTTGATCGCGCTCGTGCTCGGCCTGCTGACGTTCGGCGTCCAGGCGACGGCGCACCCGGACGCGGTGCCGCTCGCGGTCGCCGTCGACGCGGACGCGCCGCCGCAGCTGCGCGGGGTCGCCGACGAGCTCGCCGCGAGCGACGCGGCGGAGGTCGCGTGGCGGGTGGCCGCACCCGACGAGGCGCGGGACCTGTTGTCCCGGCAGGAGGTCTACGGGGTCCTCGAACTCGCGCCCGGCGGCGCGAAGGTGGTGCTCTCCGGCGCGGTGAACCCGGCCGGCGCGCAGGTCGCCCAGCAGGTGCTCACCGGCGTCGCCCAGGCGGCCGGGACGCAGCCCGAGGTCGTCACGCTGAACCCGTCGTCGGCCGCCGGTCGGACCGCGCCGCTGGCCGCGAGCACGCTGCTGTGGATCGCAGGGCTGGTGGCCGCGGCGGCGTTCACGCTGGTGGCGCGCAAGCCGACCACGGCCGCACGGCTGACGGGCGTGCTCACCGCGACCGCCCTCGGCGTCGCCGTGGTGGCGGGCTTCTTCGCGCTGTGGGACTCGACCCTGCCGCTCGGCTGGGGCGTGCTCGGCTACCTGGCCCTGGTCGGGGCGGCGTTCGCGCTGGTCCAGGGCGCGCTGCTGAAGCTGCTCGGCATCCGCGCGATGGCCGTGCTCGGGCCGCTGTACCTGATCGCGCCCGCCGTCGCGGGCCAGGCGCCGGAACTGCTCGACCCCGCCTACCGGGCGCTGCTGTGGTCCTGGACGCCGTTCCGGTTCTCGGCCGAGGGCCTGCGCGCCCTGCTGCACGGCGGTTCGCCGGACGCCGCCCAGGTCTGGGTGTTCGCCGCGCTCGCGGTGGTCGGGCTGGCCGTGCTGCTGCTACCCCGCGAGGAAGGACAGCCGGACCTTGCGGACGGGGTTGTCGACGTTGGTGTCGACCAGGCAGACCGACTGCCAGGTGCCGAGCGCCAGCACACCGCCTAG
- a CDS encoding proline--tRNA ligase: MITRMSSLFLRTLREDPADAEVPSHKLLVRAGYVRRVAPGGYSWLPLGLRVLRNIEQVVREEMDAFGAQEIQFPALLPKEPYEATNRWTEYGPNIFRLKDRKGADYLLGPTHEELFALTVKGEYSSYKDYPVTLYQIQTKYRDEARPRAGILRGREFVMKDSYSFDLADEGLAHSYQQHRDAYIRIFDRLGMEYVIVSATSGAMGGSASEEFLAVAATGEDTFVRSTESGYAANVEAVTTPAPAEQDPAAQPEAQVHHTPGTPAIESLVAFLNANTDRSFTAADTLKNVLVKTKKPGDEDWQLLAVGLPGDREVDLKRLEAAVEPAEVAMLEEADFARNSFLVKGYIGPAALLANGVRYLVDPRVVRGTAWVTGADKPDHHVVDLVVGRDFTPDGTIDVAEVREGDPSPDGKGVLVAARGIEIGHIFQLGRKYADAFSLDALGPDSKPVRITMGSYGIGVSRLVAAIAEQSHDDRGLIWPRNVAPADVHVVVAGKDETLLAGGEKLAGELSAAGLKVLLDDRKASPGVKFADAELIGVPTILVVGRGLANGLVEVKDRRTGEREEVPVADAVQHLLTVVRG, translated from the coding sequence GTGATCACGAGGATGTCGTCGCTGTTCCTGCGCACCCTGCGCGAGGACCCGGCCGACGCCGAAGTACCCAGCCACAAGCTGCTGGTCCGCGCCGGCTACGTCCGCCGCGTCGCGCCGGGCGGCTACTCGTGGCTGCCGCTGGGGCTCCGGGTGCTGCGCAACATCGAGCAGGTCGTGCGCGAGGAGATGGACGCGTTCGGCGCGCAGGAGATCCAGTTCCCCGCGCTGCTGCCGAAGGAGCCCTACGAGGCGACGAACCGGTGGACCGAGTACGGCCCCAACATCTTCCGCCTCAAGGACCGCAAGGGCGCCGACTACCTGCTCGGCCCCACGCACGAGGAGCTGTTCGCGCTCACCGTGAAGGGCGAGTACTCGTCGTACAAGGACTACCCGGTCACGCTCTACCAGATCCAGACCAAGTACCGGGACGAGGCGCGCCCCCGCGCGGGCATCCTGCGCGGCCGCGAGTTCGTGATGAAGGACTCCTACTCCTTCGACCTCGCCGACGAGGGCCTGGCGCACTCCTACCAGCAGCACCGCGACGCCTACATCCGCATCTTCGACCGGCTGGGCATGGAGTACGTGATCGTCTCCGCCACGTCCGGCGCGATGGGCGGGTCGGCGTCGGAGGAGTTCCTGGCGGTCGCGGCGACCGGTGAGGACACCTTCGTCCGCAGCACGGAGTCCGGCTACGCGGCGAACGTCGAGGCGGTCACCACGCCCGCGCCCGCCGAGCAGGACCCGGCGGCGCAGCCCGAGGCGCAGGTGCACCACACGCCGGGGACGCCGGCCATCGAGTCGCTGGTCGCCTTCCTGAACGCCAACACCGACCGCTCCTTCACCGCCGCGGACACCTTGAAGAACGTCCTGGTGAAGACGAAGAAGCCCGGTGACGAGGACTGGCAGCTGCTGGCCGTCGGCCTGCCCGGCGACCGCGAGGTCGACCTGAAGCGCCTGGAGGCGGCGGTCGAGCCGGCCGAGGTGGCGATGCTGGAGGAGGCGGACTTCGCCCGCAACTCCTTCCTGGTCAAGGGTTACATCGGCCCGGCGGCGCTGCTGGCCAACGGGGTCCGCTACCTGGTCGACCCGCGCGTGGTGCGCGGCACCGCGTGGGTGACCGGCGCGGACAAGCCCGACCACCACGTGGTGGACCTGGTCGTCGGCCGCGACTTCACGCCGGACGGCACGATCGACGTGGCCGAGGTGCGCGAGGGCGACCCGTCGCCGGACGGCAAGGGCGTGCTGGTCGCCGCGCGCGGCATCGAGATCGGGCACATCTTCCAGCTCGGCCGCAAGTACGCGGACGCGTTCTCGCTGGACGCGCTCGGCCCGGACAGCAAGCCCGTCCGGATCACCATGGGCTCCTACGGCATCGGCGTGTCCCGCCTGGTCGCGGCGATCGCCGAGCAGAGCCACGACGACCGGGGCCTGATCTGGCCGCGCAACGTCGCGCCCGCCGACGTGCACGTGGTCGTCGCGGGCAAGGACGAGACGCTGCTCGCGGGCGGCGAGAAGCTGGCCGGCGAGCTGTCCGCCGCCGGGCTGAAGGTGCTGCTGGACGACCGCAAGGCCAGCCCGGGCGTGAAGTTCGCCGACGCCGAGCTGATCGGCGTGCCGACGATCCTGGTGGTGGGCCGCGGCCTGGCCAACGGCCTGGTCGAGGTCAAGGACCGGCGCACCGGCGAGCGCGAGGAGGTGCCGGTGGCCGACGCCGTCCAGCACCTGCTGACCGTCGTCAGGGGCTGA
- a CDS encoding serine protein kinase RIO — protein MRWRAKKTKKSSARADGDVEPGRRGRLTEEAKDRLAQMREDALAADVPDSGDRWSTWGDADQGPKPHPSWLVTDLSAVDRELGIVKTGKEADVFLLERAMPGTDRSCLMAAKRYRSNDHRLFHRDAGYLEGRRMRRSREMRAMTNRSAFGRNLIAERWAVAEFAALAKLWQLGAPVPYPVQRDGTELLLEFVGADGAAAPRLAQLRPEPDGLLDLWRQLVDALGVMAGAGLAHGDLSAFNLMVHDGRLVVIDLPQVVDLAANPRGPEFLERDVRNVAGWFTARGLPPELAEPREVTESLLDLAGLR, from the coding sequence CTGCGTTGGCGGGCCAAGAAGACCAAGAAGTCGTCGGCGCGCGCCGACGGCGACGTCGAGCCGGGCCGGCGCGGCCGGCTCACCGAAGAGGCCAAGGACCGCCTCGCCCAGATGCGGGAGGACGCGCTCGCCGCTGACGTCCCGGACTCCGGCGACCGGTGGTCCACCTGGGGCGACGCCGACCAGGGGCCGAAGCCGCACCCGTCGTGGCTGGTCACGGACCTGTCCGCGGTGGACCGCGAGCTGGGGATCGTGAAGACCGGCAAGGAGGCGGACGTCTTCCTGCTGGAGCGCGCGATGCCCGGCACCGACCGGTCCTGCCTGATGGCGGCGAAGCGGTACCGCAGCAACGACCACCGGCTGTTCCACCGGGACGCGGGTTACCTGGAGGGCCGTCGGATGCGGCGGTCGCGGGAGATGCGCGCGATGACCAACCGCAGCGCGTTCGGCCGCAACCTCATCGCGGAGCGGTGGGCGGTGGCCGAGTTCGCGGCGCTGGCGAAGCTGTGGCAGTTGGGCGCGCCGGTGCCGTACCCCGTGCAGCGGGACGGCACCGAGCTGCTGCTGGAGTTCGTCGGCGCGGACGGCGCGGCGGCGCCGCGGTTGGCGCAGTTGCGGCCGGAGCCGGACGGGTTGCTGGACCTGTGGCGGCAGTTGGTGGACGCGCTGGGCGTGATGGCGGGCGCGGGCCTGGCGCACGGCGACCTGTCGGCGTTCAACCTGATGGTGCACGACGGGCGGTTGGTCGTGATCGACCTGCCGCAGGTGGTGGACCTGGCGGCGAACCCCCGCGGTCCGGAGTTCCTGGAGCGGGACGTGCGCAACGTCGCGGGCTGGTTCACCGCGCGCGGGCTGCCGCCGGAGTTGGCGGAACCGCGCGAGGTGACCGAGTCGTTGTTGGATCTCGCGGGTCTGCGGTGA